The Lycium barbarum isolate Lr01 chromosome 11, ASM1917538v2, whole genome shotgun sequence genome contains the following window.
ATTCCCTATCAACAGCTTTCTTCAAGAAACTGTTCTCTTCAAGTACCATCTGAACTGGCAAGAACCCTAAACCATTGGCCATTGCCACCATCATCTCTTTCGTCTCCTGTTTAAATTCCTCCAAATCCACCGTCCCATTTGAGTCGCGATCGAACTGAACAAAGATTGAGCTATAAACTCGAGAAACCTCATTTGGATCCGTTTTCACGTCGATACCAAAATGTGTATCGAAGACCCTTAGCCCCTGCAACCAATGGCAAAATCAAGAATCTTGTTAAGATTGTTCAAGATTCAATACATATCTATAAAAAGTAAATTTTGACTTATATATGCAGTATAATTATCCGACAAAGATTATTCAATAAATATCTATAAAAAGTAAATTTTGACCTATACATAcaatattattttctatatacaaaatataagtttTTCGACAAAGGGTGTTCAACTGATCACCCTTTAGCCTATGTGGCTCGACCACTACATATACCTGCAGCTCCTTCAGCATTTCCGGATAAGAAAGCATGCCATCATGGTCTTTATCGAGGTTGCTGAAGCGCTCCGCGATAAATTCGCTAAACGCTTCTTCGTCTTCCACGAAGCTAAGAATGGTGGCACCGTCCAAAATTTGTACGCTCATTTTGTGGTGTTGATTTGTAGCAGCTGAAATACACTGAATATATTTTGTTGTGCTGATGGAGAAGACTCATGCTTTATGATTCTATTTATAGGCAGGTAAAAGAAGCTTCGAAGCTACCAATTAAATACTTTTTGGCAAGTGTTATAAGACTAACAATATTGAGTTGCTAGTTTCGGCTGTTTTACTAGTgagaaagtgg
Protein-coding sequences here:
- the LOC132618046 gene encoding uncharacterized protein LOC132618046, producing MSVQILDGATILSFVEDEEAFSEFIAERFSNLDKDHDGMLSYPEMLKELQGLRVFDTHFGIDVKTDPNEVSRVYSSIFVQFDRDSNGTVDLEEFKQETKEMMVAMANGLGFLPVQMVLEENSFLKKAVDRELMIISAPHVAA